From one Acidobacteriota bacterium genomic stretch:
- a CDS encoding heme-degrading domain-containing protein — MTATAHDDLSRVIHQEAELRLPHFDNNGAWKLGNLVRELAVQRNQSIVIDIRRFGQPNQQLFYCALAGTTPDNARWVERKANVVARFHRSSYQLGLFLAKNNITFAEKYSLHDADYACHGGSFPIHVAGTGIVGALTVSGLPQRQDHNLVVEALSITLGRDPEELKLP; from the coding sequence ATGACCGCAACCGCCCACGACGATCTCTCCCGCGTCATCCACCAGGAGGCCGAGCTGCGCCTGCCGCACTTCGACAACAACGGCGCCTGGAAGCTCGGCAACCTCGTGCGCGAGCTCGCCGTCCAGCGCAATCAGTCCATCGTGATCGACATCCGCCGCTTCGGCCAGCCGAACCAGCAGCTCTTCTACTGCGCGCTGGCCGGCACCACGCCCGACAACGCCCGCTGGGTTGAACGCAAGGCGAACGTCGTCGCGCGCTTCCATCGCAGCTCCTATCAGCTCGGCCTCTTCCTCGCGAAGAACAACATCACCTTCGCCGAAAAGTACTCGCTACACGACGCCGACTACGCCTGCCACGGCGGCAGCTTTCCTATCCACGTTGCGGGCACAGGCATCGTCGGCGCGCTCACCGTCTCCGGCCTGCCGCAACGGCAAGACCACAACCTCGTCGTCGAAGCGCTGTCGATTACGCTGGGGCGCGACCCGGAAGAGTTGAAGCTGCCCTGA
- a CDS encoding DUF3037 domain-containing protein codes for MPVPSSFDYAVVRVVPRVERGEYINAGVIVFCLEHKFLEARVVVDERRLKALWPEVDVELVRRHLEAVPKIAAGDISAGPIARLALRERFHWLVSPRSTIIQVSPVHTGLCEQGPGDAMEELWQRLLDRPSSTSLG; via the coding sequence GTGCCCGTACCCAGCTCGTTTGATTATGCGGTGGTGCGCGTTGTGCCTCGCGTCGAGCGCGGGGAGTACATCAATGCGGGCGTGATCGTCTTCTGCCTCGAACACAAGTTCCTCGAAGCGCGAGTCGTCGTCGACGAACGGCGTCTGAAGGCGCTGTGGCCCGAGGTCGATGTCGAACTGGTGCGGCGGCATCTTGAGGCGGTTCCGAAGATCGCGGCGGGAGATATCTCCGCAGGGCCGATCGCGAGGCTTGCACTGCGCGAGCGCTTCCACTGGCTGGTCTCGCCGCGCAGCACGATCATTCAGGTTTCGCCCGTGCATACGGGTCTGTGCGAACAAGGCCCGGGAGATGCGATGGAAGAGCTTTGGCAGCGGCTGCTGGATCGCCCCTCCTCCACATCCCTTGGCTAG
- a CDS encoding isocitrate lyase/phosphoenolpyruvate mutase family protein — protein sequence MNPDAFAARRATFRKLHESGFFVIPNPWDAGTARYLRSLGFKALATTSSGLAFSRGLPDADWAVPRDVALEHIRSIVAAVDGPGEALPINADFESGYAHSPIEVAENVRLCVATGVAGLSIEDATGDPRKPLYDLPLAVERIRAAREAIGHSGVLLTARAECFLVNCPDTLNESIRRLTAYAEAGADVLYAPGAATRAEVEAIVAAVRPKPVNVLLASSRGLSLNDLAGIGVRRVSVGSALARAAWGGFIRAATMMARDSSMEGLDSAAPFAELNNFFRKDLAERAIRESD from the coding sequence ATGAATCCAGACGCCTTCGCCGCACGGCGGGCCACCTTTCGCAAGCTGCATGAATCCGGCTTCTTCGTCATCCCGAACCCGTGGGACGCTGGCACGGCGCGGTATCTGCGCTCGCTGGGTTTCAAGGCGCTGGCGACGACCAGCTCCGGGCTGGCTTTTTCGCGGGGGCTTCCCGATGCCGACTGGGCCGTACCGCGCGACGTTGCGCTGGAGCATATTCGCTCCATCGTGGCTGCGGTCGATGGCCCAGGCGAGGCCCTGCCCATCAACGCCGACTTTGAATCCGGCTACGCGCACTCCCCCATTGAGGTCGCCGAGAACGTCCGGCTGTGCGTGGCCACTGGAGTTGCGGGTCTCTCTATAGAAGACGCCACCGGCGACCCGCGCAAGCCGCTCTACGATCTCCCGCTCGCCGTCGAACGCATCCGCGCCGCCCGCGAGGCCATCGGCCACTCAGGCGTCCTGCTCACTGCGCGCGCCGAGTGCTTCCTGGTCAACTGCCCCGATACACTCAACGAATCCATCCGCCGCCTGACCGCCTACGCCGAGGCAGGCGCCGACGTGCTCTATGCTCCCGGTGCGGCCACCCGCGCGGAGGTCGAGGCCATCGTCGCCGCCGTTCGTCCGAAGCCGGTGAACGTGCTGCTCGCCTCAAGCCGCGGTCTTTCGCTTAATGACCTTGCCGGGATCGGCGTTCGCCGCGTCAGCGTAGGCTCCGCCCTCGCGCGCGCGGCATGGGGCGGCTTCATCCGCGCCGCAACGATGATGGCGCGCGACAGCTCCATGGAGGGACTCGACAGCGCAGCGCCCTTCGCCGAGCTGAATAACTTCTTTCGCAAAGACCTTGCGGAACGCGCCATCAGGGAGAGCGATTAA
- a CDS encoding biopolymer transporter ExbD, with protein MGMSGGSHGGAVSEINVTPLIDVLLVLLIIFMVIVPVTPKGLDTLVPQPPKDKTKDQVNDRTIVVQVQSNGAGAPSYKINEDAFNKQDLEPKLAEIFAARSEKVMFVKGDKDLDFSKIAEVIDYGHQAGVDNIGLITPRVMAGQ; from the coding sequence ATGGGAATGAGTGGTGGAAGTCACGGTGGAGCGGTCTCAGAGATCAACGTGACACCTTTGATCGACGTGCTGCTGGTACTGCTGATCATCTTCATGGTCATCGTGCCGGTTACCCCGAAGGGTCTGGATACGCTCGTGCCTCAGCCCCCGAAGGACAAGACCAAGGACCAGGTCAACGACCGCACCATCGTCGTGCAGGTGCAGTCGAACGGCGCAGGTGCGCCTTCGTACAAGATCAACGAAGACGCCTTCAACAAGCAGGATCTCGAGCCCAAGCTGGCTGAGATCTTTGCTGCCCGCTCGGAGAAGGTCATGTTTGTCAAGGGCGATAAGGACCTCGACTTCAGCAAGATTGCCGAGGTCATCGACTATGGTCATCAGGCCGGCGTCGACAATATCGGTCTGATTACGCCTCGCGTCATGGCTGGCCAGTAG
- a CDS encoding biopolymer transporter ExbD, translating to MGISKRDEGSKVNSNINVTPMVDVMLVLLIIFMVITPMLNNKVNVDLPKTDSATVMENANKEDAVTVAVTRSGDIFLGGDKVSIDDLGPKISSKLENKTDKQVFMRADARANYGKVMDAVDGIRAAGVSQLGLLTEKREAPENPKK from the coding sequence ATGGGTATTTCAAAGAGGGATGAAGGCTCGAAGGTCAATTCCAATATCAACGTGACGCCGATGGTGGACGTCATGCTGGTACTGCTGATCATCTTCATGGTCATCACTCCCATGCTGAACAACAAGGTCAACGTCGATCTTCCGAAGACCGATTCGGCGACGGTGATGGAGAATGCGAATAAGGAAGACGCGGTGACGGTCGCAGTCACACGCAGCGGCGATATCTTCCTTGGCGGAGACAAGGTCTCGATCGACGATCTTGGACCCAAGATCTCATCGAAGCTGGAGAACAAGACCGACAAGCAGGTCTTCATGCGCGCCGATGCCCGCGCCAACTATGGCAAGGTGATGGACGCAGTCGACGGCATCCGCGCAGCAGGCGTCAGCCAGCTGGGTCTATTGACCGAGAAGCGTGAAGCGCCAGAGAATCCGAAGAAGTAA
- a CDS encoding Zn-dependent oligopeptidase, with protein MNRNFSQTILIAGCLVALSASALAQDPLHAWAEGANPAGLETWVNARLAAAQADIDKVTAVTEAHTVANTVRPYDEALNQLSLAGNEAYLMYAVGDAAPLRDKGQALVAKISSVSTDLSLNQKVYKALLAVPLPVNDAATKHYVERALLEYRLAGVDKDDATRAKLRKLQDKITEQSLVFGRNVADGKLEVKATKAELDGLPADYIARHKPNADGSYTLNTDSPDSTPVFSFAKSAELRKRMYLAYNQRAYPKNVAVLKSILEARQELATTLGYKTFADFAMADQMMGSASNLKTFLKQVDDTSRGIGDKEYQMMLAYAQTQQPGLKNISAADGNYWAEQYRRAKYDFDAQSVRPYFPYTQVQEGILTTAAHLFHVEFKAVPDAKTWDASVSTYDVFDAASADHRKLGRIYLDMHPREGKDKWFSSAPIVPGIKGRQLPEGALICNFSGGIAGGDPGLMEYSEVVIFFHEFGHLMHHILGSQGQWSNAGGFNVEGDFVEAPSQMLEEMFRDRGILSAFAKDYKTGAVIPAALVEKMNAAGAYGRGRWVQAQLLYSTYALQVHNQPPDGIDFDKLWKEDFERFSPLTFVDGNRFYANFTHLTGYSSNYYTYMLDKVIAVDFFAQFDKNNLLGGPAAMRYRRSVLEPGAAKPATQLVKDFLGREQSLDALKSWMNEEFEAKGAKKAVGK; from the coding sequence ATGAATCGCAACTTCTCTCAAACGATTTTGATCGCGGGGTGCCTGGTCGCACTCTCCGCTTCGGCGCTGGCGCAGGACCCCTTGCATGCATGGGCCGAGGGAGCAAATCCGGCGGGCCTTGAGACGTGGGTCAACGCGCGTCTTGCCGCGGCGCAGGCCGACATCGACAAGGTGACGGCGGTGACGGAAGCGCACACGGTCGCAAACACGGTGCGTCCGTATGACGAAGCGTTGAACCAGTTGTCGCTGGCTGGCAACGAAGCGTACCTGATGTACGCCGTGGGCGATGCCGCTCCGCTGCGCGACAAGGGGCAGGCGCTGGTGGCGAAGATCTCGTCGGTATCGACGGACCTGAGTTTGAACCAGAAGGTGTACAAGGCGCTGTTGGCTGTCCCGCTGCCTGTAAACGATGCGGCAACGAAGCACTACGTCGAGCGCGCGCTGCTGGAGTACAGGTTGGCCGGCGTCGACAAGGACGATGCCACGCGTGCGAAACTGCGCAAGTTGCAGGACAAGATCACGGAGCAGTCGCTGGTTTTCGGTCGCAACGTTGCCGATGGCAAGCTCGAGGTCAAGGCGACGAAGGCCGAGCTGGATGGCCTGCCCGCGGACTATATCGCCCGCCACAAACCCAACGCCGACGGCAGCTATACGCTGAATACTGACTCGCCCGACTCGACGCCGGTCTTCAGCTTTGCTAAGAGTGCGGAGCTTCGCAAGCGCATGTACCTGGCGTACAACCAGCGCGCCTATCCGAAGAACGTAGCTGTGCTGAAGAGCATTCTTGAAGCGCGGCAGGAGCTGGCGACGACGCTCGGCTACAAGACCTTCGCCGACTTCGCGATGGCCGACCAGATGATGGGCTCGGCGAGCAACCTGAAGACATTCCTGAAGCAGGTGGACGACACTTCGCGCGGCATCGGCGACAAGGAGTATCAGATGATGCTCGCCTATGCGCAGACACAGCAGCCGGGTCTGAAGAACATCTCCGCCGCGGACGGAAACTACTGGGCTGAGCAGTATCGCCGCGCGAAGTACGACTTCGACGCGCAGAGCGTGCGCCCCTACTTCCCCTATACGCAGGTGCAGGAGGGAATCCTGACGACGGCGGCGCATCTCTTCCATGTGGAGTTCAAGGCCGTTCCCGATGCGAAGACGTGGGACGCGTCTGTCTCCACTTATGACGTCTTCGATGCCGCGTCTGCCGATCACAGAAAGCTAGGGCGCATCTACCTCGACATGCACCCGCGCGAGGGCAAGGACAAGTGGTTCTCGTCCGCGCCGATCGTTCCCGGTATCAAGGGCAGGCAGCTACCTGAGGGCGCGCTGATCTGCAACTTCTCCGGGGGAATTGCGGGAGGCGATCCCGGACTGATGGAGTACTCCGAGGTGGTGATCTTCTTCCACGAGTTCGGCCACCTGATGCACCACATCCTCGGTAGCCAGGGGCAGTGGTCGAACGCCGGCGGCTTCAATGTTGAGGGCGACTTCGTCGAAGCTCCCTCGCAGATGCTCGAGGAGATGTTCCGCGACCGCGGCATCCTCTCCGCATTCGCCAAGGACTATAAAACCGGCGCGGTAATTCCCGCAGCGCTCGTGGAAAAGATGAACGCCGCTGGCGCCTATGGGCGCGGACGCTGGGTGCAGGCGCAACTGCTCTACTCCACGTATGCGCTACAGGTGCACAACCAGCCGCCAGACGGGATCGACTTCGACAAGCTGTGGAAGGAGGACTTCGAGCGCTTCTCGCCACTGACGTTTGTCGACGGCAACCGGTTCTATGCGAACTTCACGCACCTGACCGGCTACTCGTCGAACTACTACACGTACATGCTCGACAAGGTGATCGCCGTCGACTTCTTCGCGCAGTTCGACAAGAACAACCTCCTAGGGGGCCCGGCGGCGATGCGCTATCGCAGGTCGGTGCTGGAGCCGGGAGCGGCGAAGCCTGCGACGCAACTCGTCAAGGACTTCCTCGGGAGAGAACAGAGTCTCGATGCTCTGAAGTCGTGGATGAACGAGGAGTTCGAGGCGAAAGGCGCGAAGAAGGCCGTCGGCAAGTAG
- a CDS encoding MotA/TolQ/ExbB proton channel family protein, translated as MILAHLASTVHVPTSLALFFQEAQVGFSPLQLWGNMGNLARAVVIILFIMSIWSLAVIIDRALYFSAARKQSREFAPKVAGALKDGRLDEAIKVADRSKKSHLAEVVTAGLQEFRSFGSGGAITDAQIESSKRALERSEAIVHAKLKRGLGGLATIGSTAPFIGLFGTVVGILNAFQQIATQKTSGIGAVAGGISEALVTTAFGLLVAIPAVMTFNYFTNKVEAFDVEMDNSSSELVDYFIKQSHR; from the coding sequence GTGATTCTCGCTCATCTCGCATCCACCGTTCATGTACCCACTTCGCTGGCCCTTTTCTTTCAGGAGGCGCAGGTAGGATTCAGCCCTCTCCAGCTCTGGGGCAACATGGGCAACTTGGCCCGTGCGGTCGTTATCATTCTCTTCATCATGTCGATCTGGTCGCTGGCCGTGATCATCGATCGCGCACTGTACTTCTCGGCAGCGCGTAAGCAATCGCGTGAGTTCGCTCCCAAGGTCGCCGGTGCTCTCAAGGACGGCCGTCTGGACGAGGCGATCAAGGTCGCCGACCGCTCCAAGAAGTCGCACCTCGCCGAGGTTGTCACCGCCGGTCTGCAGGAGTTCCGCAGCTTCGGTTCGGGCGGTGCGATCACCGACGCTCAGATCGAGAGCTCCAAGCGCGCTCTTGAGCGCTCCGAGGCCATCGTTCACGCCAAGCTGAAGCGCGGCCTGGGCGGTCTGGCCACCATCGGTTCGACGGCGCCGTTTATCGGCCTGTTCGGCACCGTGGTTGGTATCTTGAACGCCTTCCAACAGATCGCAACGCAGAAGACCTCTGGTATCGGCGCAGTCGCCGGCGGTATCTCTGAGGCTCTGGTCACGACGGCGTTCGGTCTTCTGGTCGCCATCCCGGCCGTTATGACCTTCAACTACTTCACCAACAAGGTTGAGGCCTTCGACGTGGAGATGGACAACAGCTCGTCCGAGCTGGTGGACTACTTCATCAAGCAGAGCCACCGGTAA
- the yajC gene encoding preprotein translocase subunit YajC: protein MFAIWLQSASGGLGSLGGLALPVLFFVVLYFLMIVPNQRKQKKWQQMLGQIKSGDRVTTNGGIKGTVLTVKDDAVVLRVQPDGVKLEFVKSAIAAVTTEDTAS, encoded by the coding sequence ATGTTTGCAATCTGGTTGCAGAGTGCGTCTGGTGGCCTGGGAAGTCTGGGCGGACTTGCTCTGCCGGTACTGTTCTTCGTCGTGCTGTATTTTTTGATGATCGTCCCCAACCAGCGGAAGCAGAAAAAGTGGCAGCAGATGCTGGGGCAGATCAAGTCGGGTGACCGCGTCACCACCAATGGCGGCATTAAGGGCACCGTCCTGACGGTCAAGGACGATGCCGTCGTTCTGCGTGTACAGCCTGACGGCGTCAAGCTGGAGTTTGTCAAAAGCGCGATTGCCGCGGTGACGACCGAAGACACGGCTTCGTAA
- the secD gene encoding protein translocase subunit SecD: MGKNLTGKTAFIVGVLLIFCYGIVGIPKGGLKESITRRINLGLDLKGGTHLVLEVHVNEAVASAVDRDAARLSTDLQTAGISGATAARSDASRQQTIIVSGIPADKISDARSVFNGVNYSAYDVASGGDGTQTLTMKQSAATDLATRTVDTSIETIRERIDKLGVAEPVIQKYGLGENQILVELPGLDDPARVEDIIQSTAKLEIHAVTGGPYASDQDAMQANNGIIPADSILLKGAATAGSPDQVWLLKRVSEVEGTDFRDAQPSTDQNGRPNITFTLTTEAGDRFYKYTSEHSATSASPGSMAIVLDNKVREVAGIQSAIRDRGEITGGFTKQQAADLSLMLRTGALPASISFLETRTVGPSLGAASIRQGVFAAIAGMAAVMIFMLIYYRGAGINADLALVLNLVILLGFMGFTGSTLTLPGIAGVILTIGMGVDSNVLIFERIREELRAGKSSAIAVQQGFAHAWITIIDTHVTTIVSALILFLFGTGPVRGFAVTLAFGLLANLFTAVFVSRVIFDSHLKGKERGAALSI, from the coding sequence ATGGGAAAGAATCTGACCGGTAAAACGGCATTCATTGTTGGCGTGTTGCTGATCTTCTGCTATGGCATTGTGGGCATACCGAAGGGCGGGCTGAAGGAGTCGATCACGCGGCGCATCAACCTCGGTCTCGACCTCAAGGGCGGCACCCACCTCGTGCTCGAGGTTCACGTGAACGAGGCTGTGGCTTCGGCGGTGGACCGCGACGCGGCCAGGTTGTCGACGGACCTGCAGACGGCGGGGATCTCCGGCGCCACGGCGGCCCGCTCCGATGCCTCGCGTCAGCAGACGATCATCGTCTCCGGCATCCCGGCTGACAAAATCAGTGATGCGCGCAGCGTCTTCAACGGCGTGAACTACAGCGCCTACGACGTGGCATCCGGCGGTGACGGTACGCAGACGCTGACGATGAAGCAGTCTGCCGCGACCGACCTCGCCACCCGCACCGTCGACACCTCCATTGAGACCATCCGCGAGCGTATCGACAAGCTGGGCGTGGCCGAGCCTGTGATCCAGAAGTACGGCCTGGGCGAGAACCAGATTCTGGTGGAGCTTCCCGGCCTTGACGATCCGGCGCGCGTCGAGGACATCATCCAGTCCACGGCCAAGCTCGAAATTCATGCCGTGACCGGTGGTCCCTATGCCAGCGACCAGGACGCGATGCAGGCCAACAACGGCATCATTCCGGCGGACTCGATCCTGCTGAAGGGCGCGGCGACGGCCGGTTCTCCGGATCAGGTATGGCTGCTGAAGCGCGTCAGTGAGGTCGAAGGAACGGACTTCCGTGACGCTCAGCCTTCGACCGACCAGAATGGCCGTCCGAACATCACCTTTACGCTGACCACCGAGGCGGGCGACCGCTTCTACAAGTACACCAGCGAGCACTCGGCCACCTCGGCGAGCCCCGGCTCAATGGCCATCGTGCTCGACAACAAGGTTCGCGAGGTTGCCGGAATCCAGTCGGCCATCCGCGACCGCGGCGAGATCACCGGCGGCTTCACCAAGCAGCAGGCGGCCGATCTGAGCCTGATGCTCCGCACCGGCGCGCTTCCGGCGTCGATCTCGTTCCTCGAGACGCGCACCGTCGGGCCGAGTCTGGGCGCAGCGTCGATCCGCCAGGGCGTCTTCGCGGCGATTGCGGGTATGGCCGCGGTCATGATCTTCATGCTGATCTACTACCGCGGCGCGGGCATCAACGCCGACCTGGCGCTGGTCCTGAACCTGGTGATTCTGCTCGGCTTCATGGGCTTCACCGGCTCAACGCTGACGCTGCCTGGAATCGCGGGCGTCATCCTGACCATCGGTATGGGCGTCGACTCCAACGTGCTGATCTTCGAGCGCATTCGTGAAGAGCTGCGCGCGGGCAAGTCGTCGGCGATCGCCGTACAGCAGGGCTTCGCCCACGCGTGGATCACGATCATCGATACGCACGTGACGACCATCGTCTCGGCGCTGATCCTGTTCCTCTTCGGCACCGGTCCGGTACGAGGATTTGCGGTGACGCTGGCCTTCGGCCTCCTGGCGAACCTGTTTACCGCCGTCTTTGTCTCGCGCGTGATCTTCGATTCGCACCTGAAGGGCAAGGAGCGCGGCGCGGCGCTGTCGATTTGA
- a CDS encoding aminotransferase class I and II, translating to MQLRTVRATQYVTALREGGSLPAIVAADDLGLYVLKFRGAGQGPLALVAELVAGEIGRDLGLNVPELVFVEVDAALGRNEPDQEIRDLLKASVGLNLALDYLPGSTMFDPAAGDAADAKTASMAVWFDAFVMNVDRTPRNANLLCWHKELYFIDHGAAMYVHHDWATMIERAESSFREVKHHVLLPWATKLKEADEQARTTLRPDRVAEILEAVPDKWLMRDDDGINAAEKRVVYLDFFSRRLAASAIFTEEAIRARTQLV from the coding sequence ATGCAGCTCAGGACAGTAAGAGCCACGCAGTACGTCACTGCTCTCCGCGAGGGAGGGAGTCTGCCCGCCATCGTCGCGGCAGACGACCTCGGCCTGTACGTGCTTAAGTTTCGAGGCGCGGGGCAGGGGCCGCTTGCGCTTGTGGCGGAGCTTGTTGCCGGAGAGATCGGCCGCGATCTGGGGCTGAATGTTCCTGAGCTTGTCTTCGTTGAAGTCGATGCTGCGCTGGGACGCAACGAGCCCGATCAGGAGATCCGCGACCTGCTCAAGGCGAGCGTGGGGCTGAACCTTGCGCTCGATTATCTGCCGGGATCGACGATGTTCGATCCTGCGGCGGGCGATGCTGCCGACGCGAAGACGGCGTCGATGGCGGTGTGGTTCGATGCCTTCGTGATGAACGTCGACCGCACGCCACGCAATGCGAACCTGCTCTGCTGGCACAAGGAGCTTTACTTCATCGATCATGGTGCAGCGATGTATGTCCATCATGATTGGGCCACGATGATCGAGCGTGCGGAATCTTCGTTCCGCGAGGTGAAGCATCACGTGCTTCTGCCGTGGGCCACGAAGCTGAAAGAGGCGGACGAGCAGGCCCGCACCACGCTGCGCCCGGATCGCGTCGCCGAGATACTCGAAGCCGTGCCCGACAAATGGCTCATGCGTGACGACGACGGTATCAACGCAGCAGAGAAGCGTGTCGTCTACCTGGACTTCTTCTCGCGGCGGCTTGCCGCTTCCGCTATCTTTACCGAGGAGGCGATCCGTGCCCGTACCCAGCTCGTTTGA
- a CDS encoding energy transducer TonB: protein MFEDSLMESGGKIKTKSKYWMIGTFAFNAAILGTLILIPLLYPEALPKTAMTAMLTAPPPPPPPPPPPPPAQIVKPIKMVSEIDQGLHAPTKIPKDIKMLKEEAAPPPQMAGVAGMGGMGSGSGVPGGVMGAMGSAPAPKVQIEKPKGPVRVSSGVVAGNLISQPKPIYPPIARAAHVSGAVVLHAIISKEGTIKDLQVLSGPEMLRNSAMEAVRNWRYKPYILNGEPTEVETTVTVNFNFGG, encoded by the coding sequence ATGTTTGAAGATTCATTGATGGAGTCTGGCGGCAAGATCAAGACGAAATCCAAGTACTGGATGATCGGCACGTTCGCTTTCAACGCTGCAATTCTTGGCACCTTGATCCTGATCCCCTTGCTGTACCCCGAGGCGCTGCCGAAGACGGCCATGACGGCCATGTTGACGGCGCCGCCGCCGCCGCCGCCACCACCACCGCCGCCGCCGCCGGCGCAGATCGTCAAGCCGATCAAGATGGTTTCCGAGATCGACCAGGGCCTTCATGCTCCCACGAAGATCCCCAAGGACATCAAGATGCTGAAGGAGGAGGCCGCTCCTCCGCCGCAGATGGCTGGCGTTGCCGGTATGGGCGGCATGGGCTCCGGCTCGGGCGTCCCTGGCGGTGTAATGGGTGCCATGGGCAGCGCTCCCGCGCCTAAGGTTCAGATTGAGAAGCCAAAGGGTCCGGTTCGCGTATCGAGCGGTGTAGTTGCCGGTAACCTTATCTCGCAGCCGAAGCCGATTTATCCCCCGATCGCCCGCGCGGCCCACGTCTCCGGTGCAGTGGTTCTTCACGCCATCATCTCCAAGGAAGGCACGATCAAGGATCTTCAGGTTCTCAGCGGCCCGGAGATGTTGCGGAACTCGGCCATGGAGGCTGTGCGCAACTGGAGGTACAAGCCTTACATTCTGAACGGCGAACCCACCGAGGTGGAGACGACGGTCACAGTCAACTTCAACTTCGGCGGCTAA
- the secF gene encoding protein translocase subunit SecF translates to MELFRSTNIDWLGKKWYFLGFSLIFSVAGVLSMLFWHGIPKGVDFTGGTQIRVSFESAPDENHIRAAMAQGGVHNATIQRVSDPSGHAANKVIISLPISSATDQAHDAGRMAVETALANNYKDSKATVEQVEIVGPTAGKQLQKQAMLATLYSLIGMLIYLWFRFELIYGVAAVVAVFHDTLITIGAFSLTNKEITLTVIAAILTLIGYSMNDTIVIFDRIRENLASSRRDTLGDVVNRSINQTLSRTVLTSGLTFLTVLSLYLFGGEVLHGFSFALVIGILIGTYSSIAVASPMLVAYQEWRTKHGKVATLPAGRNART, encoded by the coding sequence GTGGAACTTTTTCGTAGCACTAATATCGACTGGTTGGGCAAGAAGTGGTATTTCCTCGGCTTCTCACTGATCTTCTCCGTCGCCGGGGTCCTAAGCATGTTGTTCTGGCACGGCATCCCCAAGGGCGTCGACTTTACCGGCGGAACGCAGATTCGCGTGTCCTTTGAGAGCGCGCCGGACGAGAACCACATTCGCGCCGCAATGGCCCAGGGCGGCGTGCATAATGCCACGATCCAGCGCGTCAGCGACCCCAGCGGCCACGCGGCGAACAAGGTCATCATCTCGCTGCCCATCTCGTCGGCGACCGACCAGGCGCACGACGCCGGCCGCATGGCGGTGGAGACGGCGCTGGCGAACAACTACAAGGACTCCAAGGCGACGGTGGAGCAGGTGGAGATCGTCGGCCCCACGGCTGGCAAGCAGCTCCAGAAGCAGGCCATGCTGGCGACCCTCTACTCCCTGATCGGGATGCTGATCTACCTCTGGTTCCGGTTCGAGCTGATCTACGGCGTGGCGGCTGTCGTGGCGGTCTTCCACGATACGCTGATTACCATCGGAGCCTTCTCGCTGACAAATAAGGAGATCACGCTGACGGTGATCGCCGCCATCCTGACGCTGATCGGTTACTCGATGAACGATACGATCGTGATCTTCGACCGTATCCGCGAGAACCTGGCCTCGAGCCGCCGCGACACTCTGGGCGATGTGGTCAACCGCTCCATCAACCAGACGCTGAGCCGGACCGTGCTGACCTCGGGACTCACCTTCCTGACCGTGCTGTCGCTGTATCTCTTTGGTGGCGAAGTGCTTCACGGCTTCTCCTTCGCCCTGGTCATAGGCATCCTGATCGGCACCTACTCATCGATTGCGGTCGCATCGCCCATGCTGGTGGCCTACCAGGAGTGGCGGACGAAGCACGGAAAGGTCGCGACACTTCCCGCGGGAAGAAATGCGCGCACGTAA